Within the Chromobacterium paludis genome, the region CGAGGCCATCACGCCGCTCACGGCCGGATGGTCGAAGGGATGCTCGCCGATGACCCACAATACCGGCGAGCGGATGCGCTGCCAGCAGGCCATGGCTTCTTCCAGCCGGTACAACACTGGATTCACCATTTTGTGGCGCGGATCCGCCCGGTAAACCAGCCCCTGTTCCGTGGGGCGGGTCAGCGCTAGCGCCAGCCATCGCGCGCGTTCCTCGCTCAGCAGGGGATTGCGTGCGCGGAGCTTGTCCGCTACCTGGTCCAGGCTGGGCATGGGTTCGAATGCCATCTCGGCGCGGCTCTCGCGCAACCAGCGGCCATATCGTCCCGGCGCCTCGGCCGGGCGCGTGGCGTTCAAGCCAAATCCCTCCACCAGCGCCAGCCGGGCAATCCGTTCGGGCCGCACGCCGGCGTAAATGCCGGCGATCATCGCCCCCATGCTGTGGCCAAGCAGCCGCACGGGCTGCGCCGGCGACAGCTGCGTCAGCAAGTCGTCCAGATCGGCGAGGTAGTCGGGGAAGTAATAGCTGCCCTCATTCCACTGGCTGTCGCCAAAGCCGCGCCAGTCGGGTGCAACGACATGCCATTCTTGGGCCAGGGCTTCTACCATGAATTGAAAGGTGGCCGAACTATCCATCCAGCCGTGAAGCAGCACTAACAGGGGGGCGCCTTCGCTTCCCCAGTGGCGTAAAT harbors:
- a CDS encoding alpha/beta fold hydrolase, which translates into the protein MPPRLPHRSDFRTVNRRRLHLRHWGSEGAPLLVLLHGWMDSSATFQFMVEALAQEWHVVAPDWRGFGDSQWNEGSYYFPDYLADLDDLLTQLSPAQPVRLLGHSMGAMIAGIYAGVRPERIARLALVEGFGLNATRPAEAPGRYGRWLRESRAEMAFEPMPSLDQVADKLRARNPLLSEERARWLALALTRPTEQGLVYRADPRHKMVNPVLYRLEEAMACWQRIRSPVLWVIGEHPFDHPAVSGVMASLDERRACFAQLSEVHIAGAGHMIQWEKPEALALALEEFMLK